The Orcinus orca chromosome 4, mOrcOrc1.1, whole genome shotgun sequence genome includes a region encoding these proteins:
- the LRAT gene encoding lecithin retinol acyltransferase isoform X2, producing MKNPMLEAVSLVLEKLLLISNFKLFSSGAPGEDKARNTFYEINSFLRGDVLEVPRTHLTHYGIYLGDNRVAHMMPDILLALTDDKELTQKVVSNKRLILGVIGRVASIRVDTVEDFAYGADILVNHLDRSLKKKALLNEEVARRAEKLLGMTPYSLLWNNCEHFVTYCRFGTAISPQADKDISKCTVKECGNAVPLPAMPESCPVIAADVIRVSIQRS from the exons ATGAAGAACCCAATGCTGGAGGCGGTGTCACTAGTGCTGGAGAAGCTGCTCCTTATCTCCAACTTCAAGCTCTTCAGTTCAGGCGCCCCGGGCGAAGACAAGGCAAGGAACACTTTCTATGAGATCAACTCTTTTCTCCGCGGCGACGTGCTGGAGGTGCCTCGGACCCACCTGACACACTATGGCATCTACCTGGGCGACAACCGTGTCGCCCATATGATGCCCGACATCCTGTTGGCCCTGACTGACGACAAGGAGCTCACGCAGAAGGTGGTCTCCAACAAGCGTCTCATCCTGGGCGTCATTGGCCGGGTGGCCAGCATCCGCGTGGACACAGTGGAGGACTTCGCCTACGGAGCCGACATCCTGGTCAATCACCTGGATAGGTCCCTCAAGAAGAAGGCGCTGCTCAACGAAGAGGTGGCGCGGAGGGCGGAGAAGCTGCTGGGCATGACTCCCTACAGCCTCCTGTGGAACAACTGCGAGCACTTCGTCACCTACTGCAGGTTCGGCACCGCGATCAGCCCCCAGGCCGACAAG GATATCTCGAAATGCACGGTGAAAGAGTGTGGCAATGCAGTACCGCTGCCAGCGATGCCAGAGAGCTGCCCAGTTATTGCTGCAGACGTCATCAGGGTGTCCATCCAGCGTAGTTGA
- the LRAT gene encoding lecithin retinol acyltransferase isoform X1 — MKNPMLEAVSLVLEKLLLISNFKLFSSGAPGEDKARNTFYEINSFLRGDVLEVPRTHLTHYGIYLGDNRVAHMMPDILLALTDDKELTQKVVSNKRLILGVIGRVASIRVDTVEDFAYGADILVNHLDRSLKKKALLNEEVARRAEKLLGMTPYSLLWNNCEHFVTYCRFGTAISPQADKFCENVKIIIRDQRSVLASAVLGLASIVCLGLASYTTLPAIFIPFCLWMAG, encoded by the exons ATGAAGAACCCAATGCTGGAGGCGGTGTCACTAGTGCTGGAGAAGCTGCTCCTTATCTCCAACTTCAAGCTCTTCAGTTCAGGCGCCCCGGGCGAAGACAAGGCAAGGAACACTTTCTATGAGATCAACTCTTTTCTCCGCGGCGACGTGCTGGAGGTGCCTCGGACCCACCTGACACACTATGGCATCTACCTGGGCGACAACCGTGTCGCCCATATGATGCCCGACATCCTGTTGGCCCTGACTGACGACAAGGAGCTCACGCAGAAGGTGGTCTCCAACAAGCGTCTCATCCTGGGCGTCATTGGCCGGGTGGCCAGCATCCGCGTGGACACAGTGGAGGACTTCGCCTACGGAGCCGACATCCTGGTCAATCACCTGGATAGGTCCCTCAAGAAGAAGGCGCTGCTCAACGAAGAGGTGGCGCGGAGGGCGGAGAAGCTGCTGGGCATGACTCCCTACAGCCTCCTGTGGAACAACTGCGAGCACTTCGTCACCTACTGCAGGTTCGGCACCGCGATCAGCCCCCAGGCCGACAAG ttttgtgaGAATGTGAAGATAATTATTCGCGATCAGAGAAGTGTTCTTGCTTCGGCAGTCTTGGGATTGGCATCTATAGTCTGTCTGGGTTTGGCATCATATACTACCCTTCCTGCAATTTTTATTCCATTCTGCTTATGGATGGCTGGCTAA